The genomic segment TTATCAAATTCAGTATTCTCATCCCGATGATCATCGTTACAACATTCTGAATTATTTTCATTTCTCATGCATGAATCCTGGATACCCTTTAAACCCTGAACCTCGCCACTATTCAACTTTCTATTATTTAAATTTTCATCTGTAATTTTTTCACTCCGCCGCGGTGGATCACTTTTTCTCTGTTCACTAATCACTGCAATATCTTTGAACAAGCTGAATAGTTCTTTGATTGTTTCCTTATTATCCGGCACATACCAGCTTTTATATGTTTTGCTGAACCTGGCATTCTTTATTTTTTTAACAACAGCAATAAGTTCCTCATCAAACGGGAACTTAACAAGCAGGCACTTTTCGTTGCGGTGCTCAACGTGTATGAGTTGTATTGTTTTCAATTAAATATAATATTGAAACAAAGGTTGTATATTTTAATATATATTACAAACGCTATTTTACAATTGGTAGGGTTTTGTTTATGGAAGGTAGGTTTGAGTTTATATTCGGTATAATATCAATTGTATTTATTTTTTAGTTCAATGACAAAAAATAAATTACAATGATTAATGCCGATGCTAAATGTATTTGGCACAATATGACAAGGTCAAAATTAGTTCTATTATAAATGGGTAATCGGTATAAGCTGATTTTTTAATTTCTCATTTTACATACTAAAAAAAAAGCCCGTCAAAAAAATGACAGGCTGTATTTTTTTTAATACTTGATAGCTCATTTATTTCACTTCAATAAGTTCAACATCGAATACAAGCGTTGATTTTGCAGGAATTGGGCCATAAGCATTTTCGCCATAACCTAACTGATAAGGAATTATTAATCTTGCTTTGGTGCCAGCTTTAAGTAAAGTAATCCCTTCGTCCCAGCCTTTAATTACTTGTCCTTGTCCTAGAACAATTTCTATGGGTGTACCCATTTCAACTGAAGAATCGAATAAACTTCCATCAAGGAAATAACCGGAATAATGCACCTTCACGGTTTTCCCGCTGGCTGCTTGTTCGCCTGTTCCTGCATTAACTATTATATATTTTAATCCCGATGCTGTTGTAAGGGTATCTTTCCCTGTAACATCATAAGGAACAGCATCAACTTTTTTCTCAGCCTTTAATATTTCAACATCAAAAATTAAATTTGATTTTGCAGGAATTGGTCCGCGTGCTACTTCGCCATATGCTAAGGTATATGGAATAAATAATTTTGCTTTATCGCCAACATGCAAACAGGTTATTCCTTCATCCCATCCTTTAATTACTTTTCCGCTTCCAATAGGAATAGTTATCGGTTCATCTCTGTCAACACTGGAATCAAATATTTTCCCATCTTCAAAATAGCCGGTATAATGCGCAGTAACATTCATTCCTGAATCTACTTTAATTCCCCTGCCCTTGCTTATTACAACATACTTTAAACCAGATGCAGTTGTAACGGTATCTTTTCCGGTGCAATCATAAGGATTGTTTACCGAAACAAGTTTTACTTCAAATATCAAAGTGGAATTAGCAGGTATCGATCCCATAGCGCTTTCACCATAACCTAATGCCGGCGGAATAGTTAATATAGCGCTGTCGCCTTCATGCATATAAGCAATGCCTTCTTCCCATCCTTTAATCACGCTTCCTGCTCCAATTGAAAATGAAATAGGTTTTCCTCTGCCATAGGAACTGTCGAAAACAGTATCATTTGTCAGCTTACCGGTATAATGTACGGCAACCTTGCTTCCAATTTTTGCTTGTGTGTTTTTAGAATTATATTTAAGAAATTTTATTTGTAATCCTGAAGCAGTTGTGTAAGTTAAATTTTCTTTTACTTTTTTCGGCAATTGAGCCATAGATATTTCAGAAGACATAATTAAACATATTAAAATTATTACCAGTTTTTTCATTTTATTTTTATTTTATTTTACAGTTACCAGTTCTACTTCAAATAAAAGCGGGGTGTATGGTTTTATCAAACCACCTGCACCTCTTGAACTATATGCAAGTTCTGAAGGGATAATAAATTTTGCTTTACCACCGGCTTTCATCAATAAAATACCTTCTTCCCAACCCGGGATCACTTCATTGTTGCCAATCACAAACTTAATAGGCTCGCGTCCTTCTGATGAATCGAAAATAGTTCCGTCAAGAAATTTACCGGTATAGTTTACTGTAACGGTTTGTCCTTTTACTGGTTTTACGCCTGTTCCTTTTGTTGTTTCTATATAATAAAGACCTGTTGCCGAAGGCTTAGCTGTAATTTTATTTTCTTTAATATATTCTTTAATAGTTTCAGGTTCTTTTGCTTTAAGCTCTTCTAACATTGCAGCATATTTTTCCTGTTTTAATTTCATTTCTTTTTCATAATCAGCTTTTTTCTGTATGCTTATCAGTTTCACATTAAACTTAAGCATAGTGCCGGCTTTAATAAATTCAGGTAAGGTTTTTAATCCTACATTTTTAAAATAAAAAGAATCAGCCGAAACAATAAACGAAGCGCTATCACCAACAGCCATCATTGCCAATCCTTCGCTGATATCACCATTATAATCAGGTTTCATAAGCATAAGCTTTGATGGTTCGGGAAGACTATCGCTTGTAAACAGCATGGAATCGTTTTTCTGGATACAATACGACATTTTCACGGTCATCACATCGCCTAATTCTGCTTTTTGTGCATCATCATTCTGAACATGAAATTTATAGAATAAACCCGTATCTGATTCCTTAAAACCGGAATATTTGGAACACGATGTCATAATGGTTGCAATTATTATAATTGCCAGGTAAAAAGTTTTTGTTTTCATATTTTATTATTTGATTTCTATTAATTCAACATCATAAACTAAAGTAGCTCTTTTAGGAATTTTCTTTTCATCACCCAGCAATCCGAAAGCCAGGTGAGAAGGAATAATGAATTTTGCTCTATCGCCTACTCTCATTAATAAGATACCCTCTTCCAGTCCGCTTATCTCATTACTTTTTCCAATAACAAATTGTTTTGTTCCATCATCTTTCGAGTTGTAACAAACATCACCGGTAATAAGTTTCACTTCAAATGATATTTTAGCAATTTTACCGGCTTCAGCTTTAATACCATTCCCATTTTTATAAATGCAATAATGCAATCCTGTTCCTGTTTTTTTCATATTCCATTTATAACGCGATATGAAATTTTCAATTTCCTCCTGTTCATTTTTTACTAACTGCTTATTAGCATTAGCTAAAGGGGTTTTCAGGGAATCTGTATAAATGATTTTGACCTTTTCTTTTTTGCTTCCTCCACAGGAAGCCAATATGCAAATAAAGAACAGCATTAATATTGAAAAGGTTTTATTCACAGTTCTATTTATTTTTTTATTATCACCGGTAATAGTTTTTCAAAATTATCCAAAGTTTCCGGTATACTTGTATAACTATATCCTCCTGAAGCATTATGATGCCCGCCACCATCGTAATATTTCCGGGCAATTTCATTAACATCTACTTTGCCTTTGGAACGAAAAGAAATCTTTATATTTTCATTTCGTTCAATAAAAAACACTGCCATTTCAATACCTTTTATCGACAATGCATAATTTACAACACCTTCTGAATCGCCAGTCTGATAGTTATATTTTTCCAGGTCTTCTTTAGTTAAGCTAATATATGCTGTTTGATATTCAGGGAAAACCTTCATTTTATCACTCAGACAAAAACCTAATAAGCGCATCCTGTTCTCGGTAAAAGTATCGTAAACCAGCCTGTGAATCCTTTCTCCGTCAATCCCTAATTTAAACAACTCGGCAGTAATGTTATACATTTTTACATGGTTGCATGAATAACTGAAAGAACCGGTATCGGTTACCATTCCAACATAAATACATTCAGCTATTGCTTTATCAATATCATTTATTTTTCCAAGAGATTCTATTAATTCCCATACAATTTCAGAAGTTGAAGAAACGTTATGATCAGAATATGAATAGTCAGTAAAAACAGTTGGTTCCAAATGATGGTCGATAAGGAATTTTATGGCTTTTGAATTTTTATAAGCGTCAACTAAGCCATCCAACCTGTTAACATTATTAAAGTCTAAACAAAAAATAACTTCAGCATTTGATATGACCTTTTCACTTTCGGAAAGATTGGAATCTGTAATTAAAATTTTATCACAGCAAGGCATCCATTTAAGAAAGGAAGGAATTTCATTTGGAATAATAACACTAACCTCATATTTTTCTTTTACCAGAAGGCAATATAGCGCAAGCGAAGCGCCAACAGCATCACCATCAGGGTTTACATGAGACACGATAGTAATTTTCCTGTTCTCTTTTAATGCTTTCGCTACGTTATTTACAAATCCTTTATCCAATATTTTCATTTTTAAGAGCTGCAAATTTATTAAATAATATGTTGAATAAAAGATATTATTTACATATATTAGCAAATTGTATTTAAAAATTATTAATTATGGCAGGAAATAAGACTTTTACAATCATTAAGCCATTTGCTGTAAGACATGGTTACATCGGTCCTATACTCGCAAAAATTAACGATGCAGGCTTTCGTATATCTGCAATGAAATTTATACATCTACGTATAGAAGAAGCCAAAGCATTTTATGCAGTTCATAAAGAAAGACCTTTCTTTGAACCATTAGTTTCTTTTATGGCCTCAGGTCCTATTGTTGTAGCTATTCTTGAAAAAGAAAATGCAGTAGAAGATTACAGAAAATTAATTGGAGCTACCAACCCTGCTGAAGCAGCCGAAGGAACAATAAGAAAACTTTTTGGTACCAATTTACAGGCTAATGCTGTTCATGGTTCTGACTGCGATGAAAATGCTATTAATGAATGTAATTTCTTTTTCTCTCAAAGAGAAAGGTTTTAATAGCTTACTCCAGTTTGTATTCAGCACAGGTTTTGTCGGAATAAAATATAATTATTCTCTCTATTTTACGTGGTAAGGCTTTTGTTTCTACTGAAGGTTTTTTGGTTTCTCTTAATATTTCTGATACCTGTTTTACTTTTTTCACTGGTTCAGGTTTTTTATCAGAAATATCATTTTCATTAACTATAGCATTATCATCTTGAATTTCAGAAGTATGTTCATTAATTTCAGTAAATATATCGCTTTCAGGATTGATTATTTGCTCATTTACTTTAGTTTTTCCGTTTTTATCATCAATATCGCTAAACAAGTCCTGTTCTTTATAAATACTTCCTTTACCAAATATTAACCAATCGTAATTAATATCAGGAAATCGTTTTATTATTTTTTGGATAAAATCAAGACTCGGGTTATTTCTTCCGGAAATAATATGAGAAATACTTGAGCGTTGCACACCAATTTCATCAGCAAATTTTGAAGCTGAAATATTTTTTGTCTTTAATATTAATTGTATACGTTCATTCATAAAATTGGAATTAATTCACAAATGTATTTAAAATATTGTTTACATATATAACTTTTAATAATTTACATTTGTATTAATATCTGACAATAATATATGCTATGAATTTATATTTCAAATAATATCATTTATAATATTGTATATCATATATATATAATATTATAAAATATTTATTATATTAAGTATCATAATATATATAACTACCATTTTATATAATGTTATTCAAAGTACTGATTATTAATTTTATATAATAAATATAAATGCTACATTTTATTATAATTTACATATTTAATGGATAATACAATATTAATTAAATTTTATTGTGTAAAATTTACAATACGATACATTTTATACACTATTAAATTTGGTTTACAAATGTGCTTTTTTTTGTTTTCACATCGATTAATTATAAAGAAATTAAATAATCGTCATTTCTTCTTTAACCCATTTTAGAATTTAAGAAAAAGGAACAAGTAATAATTATTTTATATAAAGGATGTTTTGAAATATGAAAACTAAAAAGATCAACAGAAAAATCATTACCCTACCCTTTTTAGCAATATTAATTGAAAAATAAGAAATAAAATGGAGGAAAATATTATCTAACTTTCTGAAGCTTACATGTATATACCGAATTATCCGAGTAAATACGAATAATATATAGTCCTTTACTAAATGCTGATAAACCATCAACCGAAAAGTAATTATATCCTAAATCGCGTTTAATTTCGGTTTTCGATACAAGCTTTTTCCCTGTAATATCAAATATGTCAATATTAATGTCTTTGGTTATACTTGATAAGAACAGTATATATACAACATCATCAAAAGGATTGGGAAAAACATTAGCAAAATTCTCATTATCTATATTATGAATTGGATTTCCTGCAAGAATGAAGTTTGCAGCAGCAAAATTGGGTATACCATATCCTAATAAACTGTCAGGATTTTCATATTGATTTGCACTCTGAGATATTGCATCAATAATGACCATATTACCTGCATCCGGGTTAGCCTGCCACAAACATGCTGTTGCTCCGGCAATTACAGGCGAAGCAAAAGAAGTTCCATTACCCGATGAAACATTATTGCCGCCGGCAGTTGAGGCAAAGTAAGTACCATAACCCTGAGCGGATACAGTTGGTTTTAACCTTTTATCAAAGCTTGGACCTGTAGAGCTAAACGAAACATACTTATCTTTATTATCTACTGCGCCAACAGTTAGAATACTATCTGCATCAGCAGGTGCACCTATATAATGCCATGACTGTGTTCCGGAGTTTCCGGCTGCATTACATACAATTATTCCTTTACTTGCAGCAATGTCGGCTGCTATTGTTGCAGGAGCAGTATTCCCGTCCATATCATGATAAGAGTGATTCATCCACGACTGATCAAATGTAGTATAACCAAGCGATGAATTAA from the Bacteroidales bacterium genome contains:
- the ndk gene encoding nucleoside-diphosphate kinase, with the protein product MAGNKTFTIIKPFAVRHGYIGPILAKINDAGFRISAMKFIHLRIEEAKAFYAVHKERPFFEPLVSFMASGPIVVAILEKENAVEDYRKLIGATNPAEAAEGTIRKLFGTNLQANAVHGSDCDENAINECNFFFSQRERF
- a CDS encoding FKBP-type peptidyl-prolyl cis-trans isomerase encodes the protein MKTKTFYLAIIIIATIMTSCSKYSGFKESDTGLFYKFHVQNDDAQKAELGDVMTVKMSYCIQKNDSMLFTSDSLPEPSKLMLMKPDYNGDISEGLAMMAVGDSASFIVSADSFYFKNVGLKTLPEFIKAGTMLKFNVKLISIQKKADYEKEMKLKQEKYAAMLEELKAKEPETIKEYIKENKITAKPSATGLYYIETTKGTGVKPVKGQTVTVNYTGKFLDGTIFDSSEGREPIKFVIGNNEVIPGWEEGILLMKAGGKAKFIIPSELAYSSRGAGGLIKPYTPLLFEVELVTVK
- a CDS encoding helix-turn-helix transcriptional regulator, which gives rise to MNERIQLILKTKNISASKFADEIGVQRSSISHIISGRNNPSLDFIQKIIKRFPDINYDWLIFGKGSIYKEQDLFSDIDDKNGKTKVNEQIINPESDIFTEINEHTSEIQDDNAIVNENDISDKKPEPVKKVKQVSEILRETKKPSVETKALPRKIERIIIFYSDKTCAEYKLE
- a CDS encoding bifunctional oligoribonuclease/PAP phosphatase NrnA, translating into MKILDKGFVNNVAKALKENRKITIVSHVNPDGDAVGASLALYCLLVKEKYEVSVIIPNEIPSFLKWMPCCDKILITDSNLSESEKVISNAEVIFCLDFNNVNRLDGLVDAYKNSKAIKFLIDHHLEPTVFTDYSYSDHNVSSTSEIVWELIESLGKINDIDKAIAECIYVGMVTDTGSFSYSCNHVKMYNITAELFKLGIDGERIHRLVYDTFTENRMRLLGFCLSDKMKVFPEYQTAYISLTKEDLEKYNYQTGDSEGVVNYALSIKGIEMAVFFIERNENIKISFRSKGKVDVNEIARKYYDGGGHHNASGGYSYTSIPETLDNFEKLLPVIIKK
- a CDS encoding FKBP-type peptidyl-prolyl cis-trans isomerase; the encoded protein is MNKTFSILMLFFICILASCGGSKKEKVKIIYTDSLKTPLANANKQLVKNEQEEIENFISRYKWNMKKTGTGLHYCIYKNGNGIKAEAGKIAKISFEVKLITGDVCYNSKDDGTKQFVIGKSNEISGLEEGILLMRVGDRAKFIIPSHLAFGLLGDEKKIPKRATLVYDVELIEIK
- a CDS encoding FKBP-type peptidyl-prolyl cis-trans isomerase, with the translated sequence MKKLVIILICLIMSSEISMAQLPKKVKENLTYTTASGLQIKFLKYNSKNTQAKIGSKVAVHYTGKLTNDTVFDSSYGRGKPISFSIGAGSVIKGWEEGIAYMHEGDSAILTIPPALGYGESAMGSIPANSTLIFEVKLVSVNNPYDCTGKDTVTTASGLKYVVISKGRGIKVDSGMNVTAHYTGYFEDGKIFDSSVDRDEPITIPIGSGKVIKGWDEGITCLHVGDKAKLFIPYTLAYGEVARGPIPAKSNLIFDVEILKAEKKVDAVPYDVTGKDTLTTASGLKYIIVNAGTGEQAASGKTVKVHYSGYFLDGSLFDSSVEMGTPIEIVLGQGQVIKGWDEGITLLKAGTKARLIIPYQLGYGENAYGPIPAKSTLVFDVELIEVK